In a single window of the Deinococcus aetherius genome:
- a CDS encoding excalibur calcium-binding domain-containing protein yields MRRLLALAALSLGLAAAQAPGVLIIRFLDVGQGDAVLITSPEGKSILYDGGRSEPRLQALLRQYDVQSLDLVAASHADADHITGLIPAVTLFRPRFFLNNGVAGTTRVWDRLTAAVRKAGTQGLLARDQVINLGSVRITVLPPPPGMPRDEQNLNSVGLLVQYGTFRALMTGDSEIPETMAWLKKYPASALGPVDVYKSIHHGAANGDNPAWLKAVRPQNVVIGVGPNNYGHPTQQALSLYRQVGATVYRTDQQGTVTVVVQPGGKFAITTEKGGAVPANRGAVPGPATPVPVPSPATPVYSSCAQARAAGAAPLRRGQPGYNPALDRDGDGVACE; encoded by the coding sequence GTGAGGCGCCTGCTCGCTCTCGCTGCCCTCTCCCTGGGGCTGGCCGCCGCCCAGGCACCCGGGGTCCTGATCATCCGCTTCCTCGACGTGGGCCAGGGGGATGCCGTGCTGATCACCTCCCCGGAGGGCAAGTCGATCCTGTACGACGGGGGACGCTCGGAGCCCCGGTTGCAGGCCCTGCTCCGCCAGTACGACGTCCAGAGCCTGGACCTGGTGGCGGCAAGCCACGCAGACGCGGACCATATCACCGGACTCATCCCCGCCGTGACGCTGTTCAGGCCCCGTTTCTTCCTGAACAACGGCGTGGCAGGCACGACGAGGGTCTGGGACAGGCTGACGGCGGCCGTGCGGAAGGCGGGGACGCAGGGCCTCCTCGCCCGGGATCAGGTCATCAACCTCGGGAGCGTGAGGATCACCGTGTTGCCGCCCCCTCCCGGAATGCCCAGGGACGAACAGAACCTCAACAGCGTCGGTCTGCTGGTGCAATACGGGACGTTCCGGGCCCTGATGACGGGGGACAGTGAAATCCCGGAGACGATGGCCTGGCTGAAAAAATATCCAGCCAGCGCCCTGGGGCCGGTGGACGTTTACAAAAGCATCCACCATGGCGCAGCTAACGGTGACAACCCGGCGTGGTTGAAGGCGGTGCGGCCCCAGAACGTCGTGATCGGAGTCGGGCCGAACAACTACGGACACCCGACCCAGCAGGCCCTGTCGCTCTACCGACAGGTCGGGGCGACGGTTTACCGCACCGACCAGCAGGGGACCGTGACCGTGGTGGTGCAACCCGGCGGGAAGTTCGCCATCACCACCGAAAAAGGGGGCGCGGTTCCTGCCAATCGGGGCGCTGTCCCTGGACCGGCCACCCCGGTCCCTGTTCCCTCTCCTGCCACCCCGGTCTATTCCAGTTGTGCCCAGGCTCGGGCGGCGGGGGCGGCACCGTTGC